A region from the Vulpes lagopus strain Blue_001 chromosome 5, ASM1834538v1, whole genome shotgun sequence genome encodes:
- the GKN1 gene encoding gastrokine-1, with amino-acid sequence MKLTIIFAGLLGVFLTPALASSDINIGGNSNSGASGQQSVSVNNEHNVANVDNNNGWDSWHALWDYNTNFAAIRLFGKKKCVVHRMNKNVMPSLQTLDTLIKEKKLQGKGPEGPPPKGLMYSVNPEGVKDLNKLGKPIANMCRGIPTYMAEEIEGASLFLSSEKCFGINILWLLNFSYCGDTVED; translated from the exons ATGAAGCTCACA ATTATCTTCGCTGGACTTCTTGGAGTCTTCCTGACCCCAGCCCTTGCTTCCTCC GATATCAACATTGGCGGGAACAGCAACAGCGGTGCAAGTGGGCAACAGTCCGTGAGCGTCAACAATGAGCATAATGTGGCCAATGTGGACAATAACAACGGATGGGACTCTTGGCATGCCCTGTGGGACTACAACACT AACTTTGCTGCAATCAGACTCTTTGGCAAGAAGAAATGTGTTGTGCACAGAATGAACAAGAATGTCATGCCCTCTCTTCAGACTCTTGACACGCTGATCAAGGAAAAGAAG CTTCAGGGAAAAGGACCAGAAGGACCACCTCCCAAGGGCCTGATGTACTCAGTTAACCCTGAAGGAGTCAAAGACCTAAACAAATTAGGAAAACCCATCGCTAACATGTGCAGGGGGATTCCAACATACATGGCCGAGGAGATTGAAG gaGCAAGCCTGTTCTTAAGTTCAGAAAAGTGCTTCGGTATTAATATATTATGGCTTCTGAACTTTTCCTACTGTGGCGATACAGTGGaggattaa